One part of the Vibrio ponticus genome encodes these proteins:
- a CDS encoding glutaredoxin domain-containing protein, producing the protein MTTPIKITLYRWAGSWGPFKVNIPCGECTLTKDILQDTFDNELAGIPIELEVKDWLSHWWEPLKLGAWHAPILVVEGKVISQGEALNRGVLVQSVIQNWTKQDTLKGNIVYGKATCPFCVKAKKMLDDAGIEYQYHDVVKESAALYRMIPEVKAIIGMKTPVTVPQIWLDGHYIGGADNLEAWIEKKGLNKVPDNVVNLEANQG; encoded by the coding sequence ATGACGACACCAATCAAAATTACGCTTTATCGCTGGGCTGGAAGTTGGGGACCATTTAAAGTCAACATTCCTTGTGGTGAATGCACTTTAACTAAAGATATTCTCCAAGATACCTTCGATAACGAACTCGCCGGCATTCCAATCGAGCTTGAAGTAAAAGATTGGCTTTCTCACTGGTGGGAACCACTGAAACTGGGCGCTTGGCACGCACCGATTCTAGTGGTTGAAGGTAAAGTAATTAGCCAAGGTGAAGCGTTAAACCGTGGAGTCTTAGTACAATCGGTGATCCAAAACTGGACCAAGCAAGATACGCTCAAAGGCAATATTGTTTACGGAAAAGCGACTTGCCCATTCTGCGTGAAAGCAAAAAAAATGCTTGATGATGCAGGAATTGAATACCAATACCATGACGTAGTTAAAGAGAGCGCCGCGCTGTATCGCATGATCCCTGAAGTGAAAGCCATCATTGGTATGAAAACACCGGTGACCGTACCACAAATTTGGCTTGATGGGCATTACATCGGTGGAGCAGATAATCTAGAAGCGTGGATTGAAAAAAAGGGGCTGAATAAAGTGCCCGACAATGTCGTCAATCTCGAAGCTAATCAAGGTTAA
- a CDS encoding putative bifunctional diguanylate cyclase/phosphodiesterase produces MAENNIPTSHFIDVETINRIVALDGHELLHQVTMLLHREFGSQCTCVVELDKLNFFAQTLSYSCQQTIQTPFCYSLVGTPCHEVSKSNQLFLMFSENVAQDFPQDVFLAENGIEAYLGIPLKANNGENLGILLSTFTTPLSQLDEESQSRLIYYHTFFANIIVHSLRAKWFSARSDSLVNQLSYEISHDALTGLLNRRRLSDMLEHYSDTTNEPLTLVYIDIDNFKSINNLYGNYIGDQVIKFVGLSVEEALPEKNHAFRISGDEFAFITFSSDPLTICQNITAKLRNGYKDSSHNIKISASIGLACKSDKSLSADQLMLNTSLALKDCKQTHNNQIQSYDIHLSDQYYRRTMVIDALRNELDKSNTEESEIYVLLQPIVSIKDNSWNYFETLARWQSKTLGAISPIEFIEAAEQSGLIIELGERIVELACKAKHDVEQGLDYKVRLSLNCSAHELADSARYMRHLNSSIAKYHFHPDEFTIELTETVLLSRTNEVRYILDTLREQGFTVALDDFGTGYSSLNYIHSYPIDTIKIDATFVRNILFNETAERVVNLIIQLAKQLNVSLIAEGVETEAELQKLTIMGCTQIQGYYFSRPEKPSVIISHVQKTIEQSLFQGD; encoded by the coding sequence GTGGCAGAAAACAACATCCCAACGTCGCACTTTATCGACGTAGAAACCATCAACCGCATTGTCGCGCTTGATGGACATGAACTACTGCATCAAGTCACAATGCTGCTGCATCGTGAATTTGGTAGTCAGTGCACTTGCGTGGTTGAACTGGATAAACTTAACTTTTTTGCTCAAACGCTCTCTTATTCATGCCAACAAACGATTCAAACTCCATTTTGCTATTCGTTGGTTGGAACGCCCTGCCACGAAGTGAGCAAATCTAATCAACTGTTTCTCATGTTCAGTGAAAATGTCGCTCAAGATTTCCCTCAAGACGTGTTTCTAGCAGAAAATGGCATCGAGGCTTATTTGGGTATCCCGCTCAAAGCTAATAACGGCGAAAACCTTGGCATATTACTGTCTACTTTCACGACTCCGCTCAGTCAATTAGACGAAGAAAGCCAAAGTCGCTTAATCTACTACCACACATTTTTTGCTAACATCATTGTCCATAGTCTACGCGCTAAATGGTTTTCTGCCCGTTCGGATAGTTTAGTCAACCAACTGAGTTATGAGATTTCTCATGATGCGCTAACCGGTTTACTTAATCGCCGTCGTCTCTCGGATATGTTGGAACACTACTCAGATACAACCAATGAGCCGTTGACGCTGGTTTATATCGATATCGACAACTTCAAATCAATCAATAACTTATACGGTAACTATATCGGTGATCAGGTTATTAAGTTTGTTGGGTTGAGTGTTGAAGAAGCTTTGCCTGAGAAAAACCATGCTTTTCGCATTTCAGGCGATGAATTTGCCTTTATCACCTTCTCTAGTGACCCTTTGACCATTTGCCAAAACATTACTGCGAAATTACGTAACGGGTACAAAGATTCGTCACACAATATAAAGATCAGTGCCAGTATTGGCTTAGCCTGTAAGTCAGATAAAAGCTTGTCGGCAGACCAGTTGATGCTCAATACCTCTTTAGCTTTGAAGGATTGTAAGCAAACGCACAACAACCAAATTCAAAGTTATGATATTCACCTTAGCGATCAATATTATCGCCGCACTATGGTGATTGACGCGCTGAGAAATGAGCTCGATAAGTCCAACACAGAAGAGAGTGAAATATACGTACTGCTGCAACCTATCGTCTCAATCAAAGATAACTCTTGGAACTATTTTGAAACTCTCGCGCGTTGGCAGAGTAAAACTCTGGGTGCGATATCACCAATAGAATTTATTGAAGCAGCAGAGCAATCCGGATTAATTATAGAGCTAGGCGAGCGAATTGTTGAGTTGGCATGTAAAGCCAAGCATGACGTTGAGCAAGGTCTCGATTACAAAGTGAGACTAAGCCTGAACTGCTCAGCCCATGAATTAGCCGATTCAGCGCGTTATATGCGCCATTTAAATAGCTCAATCGCCAAATACCACTTTCATCCCGATGAGTTTACTATCGAATTAACTGAAACCGTGCTGCTCTCTCGCACTAACGAAGTTCGTTACATACTTGATACTTTGAGAGAACAAGGGTTTACTGTCGCGCTAGATGACTTTGGTACCGGTTATTCAAGCTTAAATTACATTCATAGCTACCCAATCGATACTATCAAGATCGATGCAACTTTCGTACGCAATATCCTATTTAATGAAACAGCTGAAAGAGTGGTAAATCTGATCATTCAGCTTGCTAAGCAGCTCAATGTGAGTCTCATTGCTGAGGGGGTAGAAACAGAAGCTGAGCTGCAAAAGCTCACCATCATGGGGTGCACTCAAATCCAAGGCTACTACTTTTCTCGCCCTGAAAAACCAAGTGTCATCATCTCACATGTGCAGAAAACCATTGAACAGTCGCTGTTCCAGGGAGACTAA
- a CDS encoding nicotinate-nicotinamide nucleotide adenylyltransferase — MTKIAVFGSAFNPPSLGHRSVIESLGHFDRVLLLPSIAHAWGKEMLDYSIRVDLIYAFIEDLALANLECCTIEQELFAQSNQPVTTFAVLSALQEKYPEAELTFVMGPDNFFSFAKFYNAQEIAKRWFVMACPERVNVRSTDIRLALQQKQSINHLTTEKVCKILTENSYY; from the coding sequence ATGACAAAAATCGCTGTATTTGGTAGTGCGTTTAACCCACCAAGCTTAGGTCATCGCAGCGTTATAGAGTCTCTTGGTCATTTTGATCGAGTGCTGTTATTGCCGAGCATTGCTCATGCTTGGGGAAAGGAGATGTTGGACTACTCAATTCGAGTCGATCTTATTTATGCTTTCATTGAGGATCTTGCTTTAGCTAATCTGGAGTGTTGTACCATCGAGCAAGAGCTTTTTGCTCAGTCTAATCAGCCCGTGACAACTTTTGCCGTGCTCTCAGCACTACAAGAGAAATACCCTGAAGCGGAATTAACCTTTGTTATGGGTCCAGATAACTTTTTTAGTTTTGCGAAGTTCTACAATGCGCAAGAAATCGCCAAACGATGGTTTGTTATGGCTTGCCCGGAAAGAGTGAATGTACGCAGCACGGACATTCGCTTGGCTTTACAGCAAAAGCAGTCTATAAATCACCTAACAACCGAAAAAGTTTGCAAAATTTTAACTGAAAACAGTTACTACTAA
- the nadE gene encoding ammonia-dependent NAD(+) synthetase, translating to MEQLIRDEMRVLPSIDPHFEITRRVDFIKRKLTEAGCKSLVLGISGGVDSTTCGRLAQLAVDQLNEEQGGGYQFIAVRLPYGEQQDEDEAQLALQFIQPTHSVSVNIKPGVDGLHAASHVALEGTGLIPQDKAKVDFVKGNVKARARMVAQYEIAGYVGGLVLGTDHSAENITGFYTKFGDGACDMAPLFGLSKRQVREVAATLGAPEQLVQKVPTADLEELAPQKADEDALNLTYEQIDDFLEGKPVSAEVSERLVKIYQITQHKRKPIPTIYD from the coding sequence ATGGAACAGTTGATTCGCGATGAAATGCGCGTTCTACCGTCGATTGACCCTCATTTTGAAATCACTCGCCGTGTTGATTTCATCAAACGCAAACTAACCGAAGCTGGCTGTAAGTCACTTGTACTTGGTATCAGCGGTGGCGTTGACTCAACCACATGTGGTCGCTTAGCACAACTGGCAGTAGACCAGTTGAACGAAGAGCAAGGTGGTGGTTACCAATTTATCGCCGTTCGCCTTCCATATGGTGAGCAACAAGACGAAGACGAAGCGCAGCTCGCTCTGCAGTTTATTCAGCCAACACACTCTGTTTCAGTAAACATCAAACCAGGTGTTGACGGTTTGCATGCCGCTTCACATGTTGCGCTTGAAGGCACAGGTCTTATTCCTCAAGACAAAGCGAAAGTCGACTTTGTTAAGGGCAACGTCAAAGCGCGTGCTCGTATGGTCGCTCAATATGAAATCGCCGGTTATGTGGGTGGCTTAGTGCTCGGCACTGACCACTCTGCTGAAAACATCACGGGTTTTTACACTAAATTTGGTGATGGCGCGTGTGATATGGCGCCCCTGTTTGGCTTAAGCAAGCGCCAAGTGCGTGAAGTAGCAGCAACTCTTGGTGCACCAGAGCAACTGGTACAAAAAGTACCGACCGCAGACCTTGAAGAGTTAGCACCACAAAAAGCCGACGAAGATGCGCTAAACCTGACGTACGAACAGATTGATGACTTCCTTGAAGGCAAACCAGTTTCTGCAGAAGTATCTGAGCGCCTAGTGAAGATCTATCAAATCACTCAGCACAAGCGTAAGCCGATTCCGACGATTTACGATTAA
- a CDS encoding LuxR C-terminal-related transcriptional regulator, with product MDPAQNCKITLLSDVSMQSKLFKDSLERGIELDVHLASLDDLIRVAEEDESLLGDYVLIDFNYFDDANFEKYNQLRQASNISAKEIVINCPTDVASPQLFKWRNLVGVFYVDDEISLLLKGMQKIMQDEMWLSRRVAQDYIEHFRCANSVTTSQAYANLTKREKEIMRLLGHGASNLQIADELFVSENTVKTHLHNIFKKINAKNRLQALLWANNNIGLEERV from the coding sequence ATGGACCCTGCACAAAATTGTAAGATCACCCTGCTGTCAGATGTGAGCATGCAGTCAAAACTGTTTAAGGACTCTTTGGAAAGAGGAATTGAGCTTGATGTTCACTTGGCTTCGTTAGATGACTTAATAAGAGTTGCTGAAGAAGATGAATCTCTGTTGGGCGATTATGTGTTGATTGATTTCAACTATTTTGATGATGCCAACTTTGAAAAATACAACCAACTCCGCCAGGCATCGAATATCAGTGCAAAAGAGATAGTGATTAACTGTCCGACTGACGTCGCTTCTCCACAACTGTTTAAGTGGCGTAATCTTGTTGGTGTCTTTTATGTCGATGATGAAATCAGTTTACTGCTTAAAGGCATGCAAAAAATCATGCAAGATGAGATGTGGCTGTCTCGTCGCGTCGCTCAAGACTACATCGAACACTTCCGTTGTGCCAATTCAGTGACGACCTCACAAGCGTACGCCAACCTGACTAAACGTGAGAAAGAGATCATGCGTTTACTAGGTCATGGCGCTTCGAACCTACAGATCGCTGACGAGCTATTCGTGAGCGAAAATACGGTCAAAACCCACCTGCATAATATCTTTAAAAAGATTAACGCCAAGAACCGTCTGCAAGCCCTACTGTGGGCAAACAATAATATCGGGTTAGAAGAGCGCGTTTAA
- the gcvT gene encoding glycine cleavage system aminomethyltransferase GcvT, producing MNEALLITPLHALHVEAGAKMVPFAGYDMPVQYKLGVKKEHLHTREHAGLFDVSHMGQLRLKGEGAAAFLETLVPVDIVDLPSGNQRYAFFTNPQGGIMDDLMVANLGDHLFVVVNAACKKQDIAHLEANLPQGVELEVINDRALLALQGPKAVEVLKRFQPAVAGMVFMDVAKLELLGVECIISRSGYTGEDGYEISVPNEQAEQLAKLLIAEEEVEWIGLGARDSLRLECGLCLYGHDLDETTTPVEASLLWGIQKIRRAGGEREGGFPGAEIILEQIETKQVSRKRIGLVGETKAPVREGAELFDADGNKIGVVTSGTAGPNAGKPVSMGYVASEFAAIGTQVFAEVRGKMLAMTVEKMPFVPQRYYRG from the coding sequence ATGAATGAAGCGCTACTGATAACACCACTGCACGCACTACACGTTGAAGCGGGCGCTAAAATGGTGCCGTTTGCTGGCTATGATATGCCAGTACAGTACAAACTTGGTGTTAAGAAAGAGCATTTACATACCCGTGAACACGCCGGTTTATTTGATGTTTCGCACATGGGGCAGTTGCGACTAAAAGGTGAGGGTGCGGCAGCATTTCTTGAAACGCTTGTACCTGTAGATATCGTTGATCTGCCATCGGGCAATCAACGTTATGCGTTTTTTACTAACCCGCAAGGCGGCATCATGGATGACTTGATGGTGGCGAATTTGGGTGATCACCTATTTGTTGTGGTTAATGCGGCATGTAAGAAGCAAGATATCGCTCACCTTGAAGCGAACCTTCCGCAAGGAGTGGAACTCGAGGTGATTAATGATCGCGCGCTATTGGCTCTGCAAGGTCCGAAAGCGGTTGAGGTACTTAAGCGCTTCCAACCTGCGGTGGCAGGCATGGTGTTTATGGATGTGGCGAAGCTAGAGTTGCTTGGCGTTGAGTGCATTATTTCACGTAGTGGTTATACCGGTGAAGATGGCTATGAGATCTCAGTGCCAAACGAGCAAGCAGAGCAATTGGCTAAGCTGTTAATTGCCGAGGAAGAAGTGGAGTGGATCGGCTTAGGGGCACGTGACTCACTGCGTCTAGAGTGTGGTCTATGTCTTTACGGTCACGATCTTGATGAAACAACCACGCCAGTTGAAGCCAGCCTGCTTTGGGGCATCCAAAAGATCCGCCGCGCGGGTGGTGAGCGCGAGGGTGGCTTCCCTGGTGCAGAGATTATCCTAGAACAAATCGAAACCAAGCAGGTTTCTCGTAAGCGTATTGGCTTAGTAGGCGAAACCAAAGCGCCAGTTCGTGAAGGCGCGGAACTGTTTGATGCTGACGGTAATAAGATTGGTGTCGTGACCAGTGGTACTGCCGGACCAAATGCAGGTAAACCTGTTTCAATGGGGTATGTGGCTAGCGAATTTGCCGCAATTGGCACACAAGTTTTTGCCGAAGTTCGTGGCAAGATGCTGGCGATGACAGTAGAAAAAATGCCGTTTGTGCCACAGCGTTACTACCGCGGCTAA
- a CDS encoding helix-turn-helix domain-containing protein, protein MSEEIYDEYPSLTLAKESQDQSIAPLKLGERIKDIRSRLGITLEEASQRTGLARSTLSKIENEQISPTFQAMQKLAHGLQIDMPQLFEPPEKKVAAGRRDLTRAGQGKPHPTQTYEHELLATQLLNKKMMPFKSRVRARSFEEYSDWVRHDGEEFLLILSGAVTFFSEFYEPVEMVEGDSAYYDANMGHMLVSVSEEDALILWVTAK, encoded by the coding sequence ATGTCAGAAGAGATCTACGATGAATATCCATCATTGACCTTAGCTAAAGAGAGCCAAGATCAATCTATTGCGCCACTTAAATTAGGTGAGCGTATTAAAGACATTCGCAGCCGTTTAGGCATTACGCTTGAAGAGGCGAGTCAGCGGACAGGTTTGGCCCGTTCAACGTTAAGTAAGATTGAAAACGAACAAATATCTCCGACTTTTCAAGCGATGCAGAAACTTGCCCACGGTTTGCAAATCGATATGCCGCAGTTGTTTGAGCCACCAGAGAAGAAAGTAGCAGCTGGACGCAGAGATCTAACCCGAGCAGGGCAAGGTAAACCTCATCCTACCCAAACGTATGAACATGAACTACTGGCAACTCAATTGCTTAATAAGAAAATGATGCCATTTAAAAGCCGTGTTCGTGCGCGCAGTTTTGAAGAATATAGCGACTGGGTCAGGCATGATGGCGAAGAGTTTTTATTGATTTTGTCAGGTGCGGTAACCTTCTTTTCTGAGTTCTACGAGCCGGTCGAAATGGTCGAAGGCGACAGTGCGTATTACGATGCAAACATGGGGCATATGTTGGTCTCGGTCAGTGAAGAAGATGCATTAATCTTGTGGGTGACGGCTAAGTAA
- a CDS encoding serine hydroxymethyltransferase, translated as MNHRYQNHHLENFFSTQLSATDDAVFAGIQAEYTRQNEQIELIASENIVSKAVMQAQGTCLTNKYAEGYPGRRYYGGCEHVDTVEAIAIERAKKLFNCEFANVQPHSGAQANGAVKLALLQPGDTILGMSLDAGGHLTHGAKPALSGKWFNAVQYGVDRDTLEVDYEAVRQLALEHKPKMIIAGGSAIPRTLDFAKFRAIADEVDALLMVDMAHIAGLIATGAHPSPLPHAHVVTTTTHKTLRGPRGGMILTNDEAIIKKINSAVFPGLQGGPLMHVIAAKAVAFGEALGPEFNTYIDSVIGNAKVLAEVLQTRGCDIVTGGTDTHLMLVDLRPKGLKGNQAEHALERAGITCNKNGIPFDTEKPMITSGIRLGTPAGTSRGFGVEEFRLIGNWIGDVLDGLVENPEGNAEVEQRVRKQVKELCARYPLYQ; from the coding sequence ATGAACCATCGATATCAAAATCATCATCTAGAGAACTTCTTCTCCACTCAACTCTCCGCCACTGATGACGCTGTTTTTGCCGGCATCCAGGCAGAGTACACTCGCCAAAATGAACAAATCGAATTAATCGCTTCTGAAAACATCGTTTCAAAAGCGGTGATGCAGGCGCAAGGCACCTGCCTAACCAATAAATACGCCGAAGGTTATCCAGGTCGCCGTTATTACGGTGGCTGTGAACACGTGGATACTGTTGAGGCTATTGCAATTGAGCGTGCTAAAAAGCTTTTCAACTGCGAGTTCGCCAACGTGCAGCCTCACTCCGGCGCACAAGCAAACGGCGCAGTCAAACTGGCACTACTGCAACCGGGCGATACCATTTTAGGTATGTCATTGGATGCGGGCGGTCACCTTACCCACGGCGCAAAACCTGCTCTATCGGGTAAATGGTTTAACGCCGTTCAATACGGTGTAGACCGCGACACATTAGAAGTGGATTACGAAGCCGTTCGCCAACTCGCATTAGAACATAAACCTAAAATGATCATCGCGGGCGGCAGTGCGATTCCTCGTACTCTTGATTTCGCCAAGTTCCGCGCCATTGCCGATGAAGTAGATGCCCTATTGATGGTCGATATGGCGCACATCGCTGGGCTTATTGCCACTGGTGCGCACCCTAGCCCGCTGCCACACGCGCATGTAGTCACAACCACCACGCACAAAACCTTACGCGGTCCTCGCGGCGGTATGATCCTCACTAACGATGAAGCGATCATTAAAAAGATTAACTCTGCGGTTTTCCCTGGTCTGCAAGGCGGTCCACTGATGCACGTTATCGCTGCCAAAGCGGTCGCATTTGGTGAAGCGCTGGGACCTGAGTTTAATACTTATATCGATTCGGTGATCGGTAACGCAAAAGTTCTCGCTGAAGTATTGCAAACTCGCGGGTGCGACATTGTAACCGGCGGTACCGATACACACTTAATGCTGGTTGATTTAAGACCAAAAGGTCTTAAAGGCAATCAGGCAGAACACGCGTTAGAGCGTGCAGGTATCACATGTAATAAAAATGGCATCCCGTTCGACACAGAGAAGCCTATGATTACATCGGGGATCCGTTTAGGTACCCCAGCTGGTACAAGCCGCGGCTTTGGCGTAGAAGAATTTAGACTGATCGGTAATTGGATTGGCGATGTGCTAGACGGGTTAGTTGAGAACCCAGAAGGCAATGCAGAAGTGGAACAACGTGTCCGCAAGCAAGTTAAAGAGCTCTGCGCTCGCTACCCACTTTACCAATAA
- the gcvH gene encoding glycine cleavage system protein GcvH — protein sequence MDKTLKFTDSHEWVRDNGDGTVTIGISEHAQEMLGDVVFVDLPEVEDSIDAGESFSLVESVKAASDIYAPVTGEIVEINEELEDSPELINEEPYEGGWIAKVKLSDPAELDDLKDADEYLSSIEEE from the coding sequence ATGGACAAAACCCTCAAGTTTACTGATAGCCACGAATGGGTACGTGACAATGGTGACGGTACCGTCACAATCGGTATTTCTGAACATGCACAAGAAATGTTAGGCGACGTTGTATTCGTTGACCTACCAGAAGTTGAAGATTCAATTGATGCAGGCGAAAGCTTCTCACTGGTTGAGTCTGTAAAAGCCGCTTCAGATATCTACGCACCAGTAACAGGTGAAATCGTAGAAATAAACGAAGAGTTGGAAGACAGTCCAGAGCTTATCAACGAAGAGCCTTATGAAGGTGGTTGGATCGCTAAAGTGAAACTTTCTGATCCAGCAGAGCTCGACGATCTAAAAGACGCCGACGAATATCTAAGCTCTATTGAAGAAGAGTAA